The proteins below come from a single Vibrio cyclitrophicus genomic window:
- the mngB gene encoding mannosylglycerate hydrolase has protein sequence MTTSRVHITPHMHWDREWYFTTEESRILLVNNMEEIMNRLESDPEYKYYVLDGQTAVLEDYFAIKPENTERVKALVEAGKLIIGPWYSQTDTMQVSGESIVRNMMYGIRDCMKFGDAMKIGYLPDSFSMSSQLPMIYNGFDITRAMFWRGCSERHGTNKTEFLWQSNDGSEVVAQVLPLGYAIGKYLPQDEEGLRARLDKYFPVLEKPSVTKDILLPNGHDQMPIQKDIFEVMDKLREIYPDREFSMSRFEEVFEKVEAARDQLDTIKGEFNDGKYMRVHRTISSTRMDIKLIHAEIENKIVNILEPLASIAWTLGFEYHHGLIEKMWKESMKNHAHDSIGCCCSDKVHAEILNRYILADDMATNLIHFYKRKIVDHMPDREGCDKLAMFNLSPYEREEVVNTTITIRAQEFSIFDENENPVEYFIQDKRQIDPGKVDRQIVHYGNYDPFMEFDIQIKRTVPAMGFTTLHIQGNEKGAVKVAEQKDYLLENEYYRINVNDNGTLTIFDKETEQVFDQALRLEDGSDDGDEYDYSPSRQEWLLYSDEFPVETSIDHQGFQSVANIAFRMNVPANLTEREERTGQNGFVEAQCQVVLKQGSRRIEVRMELDNQADDHRVRVLVPTPFISETVVADNQFGCITRPTNDPAMAVWEEEKWKEAPVPVYQLMNFAALENGKAGMAIMSNGLREFEVIASKGDENRDTFALTLFRGIGVLGKEELLLRPGRPSGIKIPTPDSQVRGKLVCKFTLCGFSGNHIDANIMAQARDNVTQIECYNKIPYNAMKLNVGEQNLPMSFSLLSKQQAGAVLSVLKKAEDEDALIMRVYNPAESGSVSDSISFTQAVSSWKETSMDERVREGDVAIETFGDLSFGELSFGELASCQAKTLQIKF, from the coding sequence ATGACTACATCACGCGTACACATTACTCCTCACATGCACTGGGATCGTGAATGGTATTTCACAACAGAAGAGTCTCGTATTCTTCTTGTGAACAACATGGAAGAAATCATGAACCGTCTGGAGAGCGATCCAGAATACAAATATTACGTTCTAGATGGTCAAACCGCCGTTCTAGAAGATTACTTTGCAATCAAACCAGAAAACACAGAGCGCGTAAAAGCATTGGTTGAAGCGGGCAAGTTAATTATTGGCCCTTGGTATTCTCAAACCGACACAATGCAAGTTTCTGGTGAGTCAATTGTACGTAACATGATGTATGGTATTCGTGACTGCATGAAGTTTGGCGATGCAATGAAGATTGGTTACCTACCAGATTCATTCAGCATGAGCTCACAGCTGCCAATGATCTACAACGGCTTCGACATCACGCGTGCAATGTTCTGGCGTGGTTGTTCAGAGCGTCATGGCACAAACAAAACAGAATTCTTATGGCAGTCTAATGACGGCAGTGAAGTGGTGGCACAAGTGCTTCCGCTAGGTTACGCGATTGGTAAATACCTTCCACAAGACGAAGAAGGCTTGCGTGCTCGTTTAGATAAGTACTTCCCAGTGCTAGAAAAGCCATCGGTGACTAAAGATATCTTGCTACCGAACGGCCACGATCAAATGCCGATTCAAAAAGATATCTTTGAAGTAATGGACAAGCTTCGCGAAATCTACCCAGATCGCGAGTTCTCAATGAGTCGCTTTGAAGAAGTATTCGAGAAAGTAGAAGCAGCGCGCGACCAACTCGACACAATCAAAGGCGAATTCAACGACGGTAAATACATGCGTGTTCACCGCACGATTTCGTCAACACGTATGGACATCAAACTGATCCATGCGGAAATCGAAAACAAGATTGTAAACATCCTAGAACCTCTAGCGTCTATCGCTTGGACATTAGGTTTCGAATATCACCACGGTTTGATTGAGAAAATGTGGAAAGAGAGCATGAAGAACCATGCTCATGACTCTATTGGTTGCTGTTGTTCAGACAAGGTACACGCTGAAATCCTAAACCGTTACATCCTTGCGGACGACATGGCGACAAACCTAATCCACTTCTATAAACGTAAAATCGTTGACCATATGCCGGATCGCGAAGGTTGCGACAAACTGGCGATGTTTAACCTTTCTCCGTATGAGCGTGAAGAAGTGGTGAACACAACCATCACTATCCGTGCTCAAGAATTTTCTATCTTTGATGAAAACGAAAACCCAGTTGAATACTTCATCCAAGACAAGCGCCAAATCGACCCAGGTAAAGTAGATCGTCAAATCGTTCACTACGGCAACTACGACCCTTTCATGGAGTTTGATATTCAAATCAAACGCACTGTGCCAGCGATGGGTTTCACCACGTTACACATCCAAGGTAATGAGAAGGGCGCAGTTAAAGTCGCAGAGCAGAAAGACTACTTGCTAGAGAACGAATACTACCGAATTAATGTAAACGACAACGGTACTCTGACTATTTTCGATAAAGAGACAGAGCAAGTATTCGACCAAGCACTTCGTTTAGAAGATGGTTCTGATGACGGCGATGAGTACGATTACTCTCCATCTCGTCAAGAGTGGCTGTTGTACTCTGATGAATTCCCGGTAGAAACATCAATTGACCACCAAGGTTTCCAATCGGTAGCAAACATCGCTTTCCGCATGAACGTGCCAGCAAACCTTACAGAGCGTGAAGAACGCACGGGTCAAAATGGATTCGTTGAAGCGCAATGCCAAGTGGTATTGAAGCAAGGTTCTCGCCGCATCGAAGTCCGTATGGAATTGGACAACCAAGCCGACGACCACCGTGTACGTGTATTAGTACCTACGCCATTTATTTCTGAAACTGTGGTAGCAGATAACCAGTTCGGTTGTATTACTCGACCAACCAATGACCCTGCAATGGCGGTTTGGGAAGAAGAGAAGTGGAAAGAAGCACCGGTTCCTGTGTATCAGTTAATGAACTTTGCTGCGCTAGAAAACGGCAAAGCGGGTATGGCTATTATGTCGAATGGTCTGCGTGAATTTGAAGTGATTGCATCTAAAGGTGACGAAAATAGAGATACCTTCGCACTGACACTATTCCGTGGTATTGGCGTGTTGGGTAAAGAAGAGCTATTGCTTCGTCCGGGGCGTCCTTCTGGTATCAAGATCCCGACCCCAGATTCACAAGTGCGCGGCAAGTTAGTGTGTAAATTCACACTGTGTGGCTTCTCGGGTAACCACATTGACGCGAACATCATGGCGCAAGCACGTGACAATGTCACTCAAATCGAATGCTACAACAAGATCCCTTACAACGCGATGAAGCTGAATGTGGGCGAACAAAACCTACCAATGAGCTTCAGCTTGCTATCGAAGCAACAAGCAGGTGCGGTATTAAGTGTGCTTAAGAAAGCTGAAGACGAAGATGCGTTGATCATGCGTGTCTACAACCCAGCAGAAAGTGGTTCAGTATCTGACTCAATCTCTTTCACTCAAGCGGTTTCAAGCTGGAAAGAGACAAGTATGGACGAGCGCGTTCGTGAAGGTGATGTAGCAATTGAAACCTTTGGTGACTTGTCTTTTGGCGAATTATCTTTTGGTGAATTGGCATCTTGCCAAGCGAAAACACTCCAAATCAAATTCTAA
- the mngA gene encoding PTS 2-O-a-mannosyl-D-glycerate transporter subunit IIABC, which yields MKLTTLTNKSLVNLQTTFSSREEAIYALADQLDQQGKLHNKQEYLDAVFAREEQGPTALGEGLAVPHGKADAVKEAGFAVATLKEDMKWKGLDEDEDVNLIFLIAIPNAEAGSTHMHLLTALTTTLVDDDVREAVLKATTAEEIFALLDGDNQQEEKQDKLDTNAPTIVCVTACPAGIAHTYMAAEYLEKAGKKLGYKVHVEKQGANGIEDRLTAEQLNNAVACVFAAEVAIKESERFNGIPRVETPVAEPIKHGERILNEAIEESKKGNGAERTVATDNKPKKLPLKTELKQALLSGISYAVPLIVAGGTVLAVAVLIAQIFDLQDLYATKDSWLWMYRKLGGGLLGTLMVPVLAAYTAYSLADKPALGPGFAAGIAANIIGSGFLGGVVGGLIAGYVMRWVKEHVRLGPAFNGFLTFYLYPVIGTLVAGSLMLFVIGKPVAFLNQGLTDWLNGMSGTNALLLGAILGLFVSFDLGGPVNKAAYAFCLGAMANGVYGPYAIFGSVKMVSAFTVTASTMIAPRLFKDFEIETGKSTWLLGLAGITEGAIPMAIEDPIRVIGSFLLGSVVTGAMVGAAGIGLSTPGAGIFSIFLLHDSGLGAFSAAAIWFGAAIVGTVISTVTLLMWRGHAVKKGKFEASTATQN from the coding sequence ATGAAACTTACTACTCTAACGAATAAGTCGCTCGTAAATCTGCAAACTACGTTTAGCAGTCGAGAAGAAGCGATTTACGCACTTGCTGACCAACTGGATCAGCAAGGCAAACTGCATAACAAGCAAGAGTACCTTGATGCAGTATTTGCTCGTGAAGAGCAAGGCCCGACAGCGCTTGGCGAAGGCTTAGCAGTACCGCATGGTAAGGCTGACGCGGTTAAAGAAGCTGGCTTCGCTGTAGCAACTCTTAAAGAAGACATGAAATGGAAAGGCTTGGATGAAGACGAAGATGTAAATCTTATCTTCCTAATTGCGATTCCAAATGCAGAAGCGGGTTCTACCCACATGCATCTGCTTACTGCATTGACAACTACATTGGTTGATGACGATGTTCGCGAAGCTGTATTAAAAGCGACAACCGCTGAAGAAATCTTTGCGCTTCTTGATGGCGACAATCAACAAGAAGAAAAACAAGACAAATTAGATACAAATGCGCCGACAATTGTATGTGTTACTGCTTGCCCAGCAGGCATTGCTCACACCTATATGGCGGCTGAGTACCTAGAAAAAGCGGGAAAAAAGCTTGGCTACAAGGTTCATGTTGAAAAGCAGGGCGCAAACGGTATTGAAGATCGCTTAACTGCGGAACAACTTAACAATGCTGTGGCGTGTGTTTTTGCTGCTGAAGTTGCGATTAAAGAATCTGAGCGCTTTAACGGCATTCCTCGTGTTGAAACACCAGTTGCAGAACCGATTAAACACGGTGAGCGCATTCTTAATGAAGCGATTGAAGAGTCGAAAAAAGGTAATGGTGCAGAACGCACAGTGGCTACTGACAACAAGCCTAAAAAGTTGCCACTGAAAACTGAGCTTAAACAAGCACTGCTTTCTGGTATTTCTTACGCGGTTCCTCTTATCGTTGCTGGTGGTACTGTTCTTGCGGTTGCTGTTCTTATCGCACAAATTTTTGACCTGCAAGATCTTTACGCAACAAAAGATTCTTGGCTATGGATGTATCGCAAACTAGGTGGCGGCCTACTGGGTACATTGATGGTGCCAGTACTGGCGGCTTACACAGCTTATTCACTAGCAGACAAGCCCGCACTTGGCCCTGGTTTTGCCGCAGGTATTGCAGCAAACATCATTGGCTCTGGTTTCCTAGGCGGTGTTGTTGGTGGTTTGATTGCTGGTTATGTGATGCGTTGGGTAAAAGAGCATGTTCGCTTAGGTCCTGCGTTTAACGGATTCCTTACTTTCTACCTTTACCCTGTGATTGGTACTTTGGTAGCGGGTAGCTTGATGCTATTTGTTATCGGTAAACCGGTAGCGTTCCTAAACCAAGGTCTAACGGATTGGTTGAACGGTATGTCAGGCACCAATGCGCTGTTATTGGGTGCGATTCTTGGTCTGTTTGTGTCATTCGATTTAGGTGGTCCGGTAAACAAAGCCGCTTACGCATTCTGTTTAGGTGCGATGGCGAACGGTGTTTATGGCCCTTACGCAATCTTTGGTTCAGTAAAAATGGTATCGGCGTTCACTGTAACGGCTTCAACCATGATTGCTCCACGCCTATTCAAAGACTTTGAGATTGAAACCGGTAAATCGACATGGCTACTTGGCCTTGCGGGTATTACCGAAGGTGCAATCCCAATGGCGATTGAAGATCCAATCCGTGTAATCGGCTCATTCTTACTAGGATCAGTGGTTACAGGTGCGATGGTTGGCGCGGCAGGTATTGGTCTATCGACTCCGGGTGCAGGTATCTTCTCTATCTTCTTGTTACACGATTCAGGTTTGGGCGCATTCTCTGCTGCTGCAATCTGGTTCGGTGCTGCGATTGTCGGCACAGTGATTTCAACTGTTACTCTTCTGATGTGGCGTGGTCACGCTGTAAAAAAGGGTAAGTTTGAAGCAAGTACTGCAACACAGAACTAA
- a CDS encoding GntR family transcriptional regulator, with translation MARLPMYRQIADAIREKISSGEYKVGEALPTEAQLREVFSVSRVTVRQALKLLIENDELESVQGSGTYVKENKINYDIYKQSSFQEKWAHLDVVTHSDVLAFEMKPCSLAMSEHLDIKEGELVFYVKRVRFIDNNPITVEETWLPVALFPDLTYQVMQTSKYDFIENTKGMVIDRSEQELVPILPPEDVAKQLGIDPTQPIIEKRTRGYLANNTVFEYSRNYFTSNDYRFTLVARRQR, from the coding sequence ATGGCAAGACTCCCGATGTATCGCCAAATCGCAGATGCAATAAGAGAAAAGATCAGTTCTGGTGAGTATAAGGTTGGAGAAGCACTCCCAACAGAAGCGCAACTGCGTGAAGTTTTTTCTGTAAGCCGTGTAACGGTTAGACAAGCGCTCAAGCTCCTGATCGAAAATGATGAACTCGAAAGCGTTCAAGGCAGCGGCACTTATGTCAAAGAGAACAAAATCAATTACGACATTTACAAACAGTCGAGCTTTCAAGAAAAGTGGGCGCATTTGGATGTGGTTACACACAGTGATGTTCTAGCCTTTGAAATGAAGCCCTGTTCTTTGGCGATGTCTGAACATCTAGATATTAAAGAAGGCGAATTAGTTTTCTACGTAAAGCGTGTTCGCTTCATAGACAACAATCCAATCACGGTTGAAGAAACTTGGTTACCTGTTGCCCTATTCCCAGATCTCACCTATCAAGTGATGCAGACATCAAAGTACGACTTTATTGAGAACACCAAAGGCATGGTGATTGATAGAAGTGAGCAAGAACTGGTGCCGATTCTTCCGCCTGAAGACGTTGCTAAACAGTTAGGGATTGACCCAACTCAGCCTATCATTGAAAAACGTACTCGAGGTTACCTCGCCAATAACACGGTGTTCGAGTACAGCCGTAACTACTTCACATCTAACGATTACAGATTTACTTTGGTCGCAAGACGCCAGAGATAA
- a CDS encoding DUF481 domain-containing protein, with protein sequence MPVFAEEVEEVELEGDIVLSEGSDLQEEAQASPFTTLTKLGFIYSQNTSSSLSINSGISVGYKKENWGQRVQFDTYYTDAENDEDGTNRYTTNYGISYDLNEVTYLVATTRFEHDHFGTYRKQFITATGLGRHFYDTERIKLQGSAGPGYRISQRQSSDEEFPNKENYELIVNASVDGSLTITETFSMGATANMAYGEENTNYNLKGYLKNILMGNLALTFDTEYIYNTTVASDQSNAEIYSSMNLNYDF encoded by the coding sequence ATGCCCGTATTTGCCGAAGAAGTTGAAGAAGTAGAACTCGAGGGCGACATCGTATTAAGCGAAGGTTCTGACTTACAAGAAGAAGCTCAAGCATCCCCTTTTACAACCCTGACTAAACTCGGGTTTATCTACTCACAAAACACCAGCTCATCTTTGTCGATCAACTCTGGAATCTCTGTTGGATACAAAAAAGAGAACTGGGGCCAACGAGTTCAGTTTGATACCTACTATACCGATGCTGAAAACGATGAAGACGGCACCAATCGCTATACCACCAACTATGGCATCAGCTATGACTTGAACGAAGTCACCTATTTGGTCGCGACAACACGTTTTGAACACGACCACTTTGGTACTTATCGTAAGCAATTTATAACGGCTACAGGATTGGGTCGCCACTTTTATGATACTGAAAGAATCAAACTTCAAGGCTCTGCTGGTCCGGGTTACCGAATCAGTCAACGCCAATCCTCCGATGAAGAGTTCCCGAACAAAGAGAACTATGAACTGATCGTGAATGCCAGTGTTGATGGCTCTTTGACGATCACAGAAACGTTTTCTATGGGGGCAACGGCTAACATGGCTTACGGTGAAGAGAACACCAATTACAACCTCAAAGGCTATCTAAAGAACATATTGATGGGCAATTTAGCTCTGACTTTTGATACCGAATACATCTACAACACCACTGTCGCATCAGACCAAAGTAACGCCGAAATCTACAGCTCAATGAACCTCAACTACGATTTCTAA
- a CDS encoding polysaccharide lyase family 7 protein: MKTSWFIDKVCSPFVLQIIFMFNYQQPLKYLKVAAFISSGLLLAGCEANAKSEQAELKTCTDCNWNIEQWKITLPVSGDDYYNNGRSSAAELIPQECNGKEYLTNDTHLPWFSRESVNGEERLKFTVDLGGQVSTTANTKYARSELRELYKFNTENRCSTKDQNWAVTGTHELKATVSVDQFPNKDVTGSDPKVVLGQIHGKDIKQALVKLQWDGENKPVRVVLNDSFLPGNKMCSDCQPFSVNLGVAPANLDWDYTIRLDEQGIYLSTLINDELSERFLPWGIETEDRDGNKVTLSKAWLKEEYYFKAGLYAQIKPSREFAGQVFSVSFSKINIDHR; this comes from the coding sequence ATGAAAACCTCATGGTTTATCGATAAAGTTTGCTCACCTTTTGTATTACAAATTATTTTTATGTTCAACTATCAACAACCTTTAAAATACCTCAAAGTTGCTGCGTTTATCTCTAGTGGATTATTACTCGCTGGCTGTGAAGCTAATGCTAAAAGCGAACAAGCAGAGCTTAAAACATGCACAGATTGCAATTGGAACATCGAGCAATGGAAAATCACCCTTCCAGTTAGTGGTGACGATTACTACAACAATGGCCGTAGCAGCGCAGCCGAGCTCATTCCCCAAGAATGTAATGGTAAAGAGTACTTAACCAACGACACTCATCTTCCTTGGTTCTCTCGTGAGTCTGTTAATGGCGAAGAACGTCTAAAATTCACCGTTGATCTTGGTGGTCAAGTTTCAACTACAGCAAACACAAAATACGCTCGTTCGGAACTTCGTGAATTGTATAAGTTCAATACCGAAAATCGATGCAGCACTAAAGACCAAAACTGGGCGGTAACAGGGACACATGAACTTAAAGCGACAGTGAGCGTTGATCAGTTCCCGAATAAAGACGTGACAGGCAGTGACCCAAAAGTCGTTCTCGGCCAAATTCATGGTAAAGACATTAAACAAGCGCTAGTGAAATTGCAGTGGGATGGTGAAAATAAGCCGGTACGTGTTGTTCTGAACGATTCATTTCTACCAGGAAACAAAATGTGTAGCGACTGTCAGCCATTCAGTGTCAACCTAGGAGTCGCACCTGCAAACCTGGATTGGGATTACACGATTCGCCTCGATGAGCAAGGTATTTACCTTTCAACACTCATTAATGACGAATTATCAGAGCGCTTCTTACCTTGGGGCATCGAAACAGAAGATCGTGATGGTAACAAGGTTACGTTGTCAAAAGCATGGTTAAAGGAAGAGTACTACTTTAAAGCCGGTCTTTACGCCCAAATAAAGCCTTCAAGAGAGTTTGCTGGTCAAGTATTCTCGGTTAGCTTTTCGAAGATCAATATTGATCATAGATAG
- a CDS encoding 2OG-Fe(II) oxygenase family protein, with amino-acid sequence MLSNQLERARAIDLPTREAMLQRAPSVQQFWDNNKGLFSEAWKEWEASAEGSQLGFDDSLLDARLREAVREAWQDPEKEIAVKDLLEEISPGVFKFQFFDAERLAELRDYLEAVSNAQIPLRPPYGIVLNRGGAMLDSRSEGYLAAPSFQAFYRDLLDSYMRPIARLLFPEIMGYDTQTFGFSIQYQANKDTSLRLHTDASSVTLNININMPDEEFSGSELNFYDPATGKMNETTFTPGVAMIHRGNVAHAALPITSGERSNLVLWLYGDRGQIPQHNSGLESVDAHQRWTVPTIVPDNFAPF; translated from the coding sequence ATGTTATCTAATCAACTAGAGCGCGCACGTGCCATCGATTTACCAACACGAGAAGCGATGCTTCAACGAGCTCCTTCTGTACAACAGTTTTGGGACAACAATAAGGGCTTGTTCAGCGAGGCTTGGAAAGAATGGGAAGCAAGCGCGGAAGGCAGTCAATTGGGTTTCGACGATTCGCTGTTAGATGCCCGCCTGCGTGAAGCTGTTAGAGAAGCTTGGCAAGATCCAGAGAAAGAAATCGCGGTAAAAGACTTACTCGAAGAGATCTCTCCTGGGGTGTTTAAGTTTCAGTTCTTTGATGCTGAACGTCTCGCTGAGTTGCGTGATTACTTGGAAGCGGTCTCTAACGCTCAAATCCCGCTGCGCCCACCATACGGCATAGTGCTTAACCGTGGTGGAGCAATGTTAGACAGCCGATCTGAAGGTTATTTAGCCGCGCCAAGTTTCCAAGCGTTTTACCGAGATTTACTCGACAGTTACATGCGCCCTATCGCTCGCTTATTGTTCCCTGAAATCATGGGTTACGATACGCAAACTTTTGGGTTCTCGATTCAGTATCAAGCGAACAAAGATACCTCTTTACGCCTGCATACTGATGCGTCTTCTGTCACGCTCAACATTAATATAAATATGCCAGATGAAGAGTTTTCAGGGTCAGAACTTAACTTTTATGATCCTGCTACGGGTAAGATGAACGAAACGACATTCACACCCGGTGTCGCTATGATTCATAGAGGAAACGTTGCCCATGCGGCACTGCCGATAACAAGTGGTGAACGTTCGAACTTGGTATTGTGGTTGTATGGCGACCGTGGACAGATTCCACAGCACAACTCAGGGTTGGAATCGGTAGACGCTCATCAGCGTTGGACTGTCCCTACGATTGTGCCTGATAACTTTGCTCCATTCTAG